The sequence below is a genomic window from Mycobacteroides abscessus ATCC 19977.
AGCATCCGGTTCAGGTCGCCCGTCGACTCCTTGACCATGGTGAAGTTGTCGATATCGCCGAACATCGACACCAAGAGTTCGGGTTTCATGTCCACTCCGCTGGTGGCGGGGTTGTTATATGCCATCAACGGGATATCGATCGCCGCGGCCACCGAGGCATAGTGCTGAGCGATCTCGCGATCGCTGAGTTTCCAGTACGAGATCGGCAGCACCATCACGGCGTCGGCGCCGGCCTGCTGGGCGTGGCGGGCGCGCCGAATGGTGTTGGCGGTGGTCAGATCCGAGGCTCCGACGATGACGGGCACTCGCTTGTTCACCGCCGCCACGGTGGTGTCGACAACCGCGTCGAACTCGCGCTCCTCGAGATACGCGGACTCGCCGGTGCTGCCCAACGGTGCGATGGCGTGGGCGCCGTCGTCCACGAGCCGGGACACGAGCTCGGCGAGCCGGTCGATGTCGACGGTGTCATCGGGGAGGAATGGGGTGACCGGGTAGGCGATGATTCCGTGGAACTGGGGTGTGGATGTCATTAGGAATTCCCTTGTGTCGTCGGCAGGGTGAGGGTTTCGGGGTGATGGGCGAGT
It includes:
- a CDS encoding dihydrodipicolinate synthase family protein; its protein translation is MTSTPQFHGIIAYPVTPFLPDDTVDIDRLAELVSRLVDDGAHAIAPLGSTGESAYLEEREFDAVVDTTVAAVNKRVPVIVGASDLTTANTIRRARHAQQAGADAVMVLPISYWKLSDREIAQHYASVAAAIDIPLMAYNNPATSGVDMKPELLVSMFGDIDNFTMVKESTGDLNRMLEIKRLTNGLLPFYNGSNPLVLDALNAGASGWCTAAPCLAPQPCLDLYEAVRAGRDDDAASLYTALKPLLQFIVAGGLPTTVKAGLELQGRPVGDPRRPLLPLDPEGRETLKGILASTP